DNA from Natrarchaeobius halalkaliphilus:
TAATGCTCTGGTATGGTACGCGATGGTTCACCACAGACGTTTGGACAGTTTGGGGGACGGTATGCGCCAGACGAACTAGAAGAAGTACTCGAGGATTTGGCTACAGAGTACGACCACCTGAAAGACGACGAAGAGTTCCGAGAGGAACTTGACGAGCTTCTACGCAATTTCGCTGGTCGCCCGACACCACTTTACCATGCATCATCGCTCTCAGAGGAGTACGGTGCAACCATTTACTTCAAACGAGAAGATCTCGTTCACGGAGGGGCTCACAAACTCAACAATGCACTTGGGCAGGCACTACTCGCAAAACATGCAGGAAAAGAGCGGCTGATTGCTGAAACGGGCGCCGGCCAGCACGGTACAGCGACATCATTTGTAGGCGCACACACGGGCCTTGAAACGGAAATCTATCAAGGCAAAAAGGATGCCGAGCGACAGCGGATGAACGTCTTCCGAATGGAGCAGATGGGTGCCACGGTAAATAAAGTAACACGGGGTGGTTCTGGGCTTGCAGACGCGGTGGATGCGGCCATGGAGGATCTAATCAAAAATAACGAAAATACCCACTACTTGGTCGGGTCGGTCGTCGGTCCGGATCCGTGGCCACGTATGGTCCGTGATTTTCAATCAGTGATCGGTGAAGAAGCACGTGAACAAATTTTGGAGCAAGAAGGTAAGTTACCGGACGCCGCTGTTGCCTGCGTTGGTGGTGGGTCAAACGCAATCGGATTGTTCCACCCATTTTTCGATGACAGCGAGGTCGACTTCTACGGCGCAGAGGCTGCTGGAAAAGGTCTCGATACCAACCAACATGCTGCACCACTATCCGAAGGAAAAGAAGAAGTGTATCAGGGGATGCGAACGCGAGTGATCGATGACGACGTCGAGGTCCACTCAATCGCGGCCGGCCTCGATTATCCCGGCGTTGGACCAGAACACGCAAATTATCAAGAGCTTGATCGGTGTTCCTATCGGGGAATCGTAGACGAGGACGCACTCCAGGCGTTCCAAGACCTCTGTAAGTACGA
Protein-coding regions in this window:
- the trpB gene encoding tryptophan synthase subunit beta, coding for MVRDGSPQTFGQFGGRYAPDELEEVLEDLATEYDHLKDDEEFREELDELLRNFAGRPTPLYHASSLSEEYGATIYFKREDLVHGGAHKLNNALGQALLAKHAGKERLIAETGAGQHGTATSFVGAHTGLETEIYQGKKDAERQRMNVFRMEQMGATVNKVTRGGSGLADAVDAAMEDLIKNNENTHYLVGSVVGPDPWPRMVRDFQSVIGEEAREQILEQEGKLPDAAVACVGGGSNAIGLFHPFFDDSEVDFYGAEAAGKGLDTNQHAAPLSEGKEEVYQGMRTRVIDDDVEVHSIAAGLDYPGVGPEHANYQELDRCSYRGIVDEDALQAFQDLCKYEGIVPALESSHAVALAKELAAEMDEDDVLLVNLSGRGDKDVEKIAEEYLQD